The Gracilimonas sediminicola sequence TCCTTTTGTTAATATCATCATTGATGTCCGTATGAATGTCGAAGTAATCAAGTCCTTTCTTAATTTTTGGCATTACGCTGCTATCCTTTCGGTTTGATGTTCTGTTCTGATATTCTATTCATTATTGATATGATTGGATTAACTGTAACCGCGTTACCCAAAGTCTTATATTTTTGTGTATCACTGATTTCTATGATTTCACCATCAATGATTCCGAATTTCGTCCAGTCGTCCGGGAATCCTTGCAGTCGTTCGCATTCTTTTGGGGTTAATCGCCGGATTTCCGTGCCTACCTGAACGCCGTGCTTATCTTGGGATGTCAGCGTAAAACTTGGCTCGTCATTATCTTTGAACCGCCTTCCGTCTTGTCGCTTCTCTAATCGGTTGGGAGTTAGTACAGCTTTAACAGGTTCTGTAATCATTACTTTTTTAGGCTCTTTGTAATCATTCGCACCAAGGGAATGGCAATAGTTAGAGAATCTTGGTGGGCCGTTCTGCTTGGTATCAATTGCCTTAATCAACGTCATGGAGCTATGCATCCCTCCCGAATTTCCCCCTGCTGTGAACGTTCGAGCAATTGGGGCTTTGATTGTCCTTTCAGCAACCCCTTTATTCTCTTTTCCGAAAGGAAGTATTTCTCCGGCACGTCCTCCTTCGGTTCTAAGATGTCCGACAATAAAGATTCGCTCTCGGTTTTGTGGGACTCCGAAGTGGCAAGAATTAACCACTTCCCATCCAACGGAATACCCAAGCTCAGTGAGAACTCCGTAGATTGTTGCAAAAGTTTTTCCGGCATCGTGGTTAAGTAAACCTTTAACGTTTTCGAGTACAAACCAGGCAGGTCTTTTAGCTGATAGAATCCGTGCGACATCAAAAAAGAGTGTGCCTCGCGTGTCTTCAAATCCTTGTCGTTTTCCAGCAATGCTAAAAGCCTGGCACGGAAATCCGCCAACGAAAAGATTAAAGTCCGGCAGTTCAGATTCATTGATATTTGTGATGTCTCCATAATCTTTGTGGTTTGGATAATGATATTGGTAAATAGCCTTGGCGTACTTATCCACTTCCGAGAACCCTATACACTCGGCTTTAAGGTTTGATTGCTGAATACCAAGCTCAAAACCACCTATACCTGAAAAAGTGGATAGATATTTCACGACTTCTGTTGTTTAGGATTCACGGTTACTTCGGGCAAATGATGCTTGAAAAAGCGTTGCCACTGTTCGGTAGTTGGTTTTGGATTCATTATATCTCCAAACTCTAACTTCATAATCTTATCCTGCAAATCTGTACTGATGCAACCGTCATGCTTCCCGTGCTCATCAAATCTCTGATGCGGGCAGTCTTTACAACCAATAGAATTGCAAAAATTTTGGATAACACTTCTTTGTCTGTCATGCAGTAGTTGAAGTTCACTCATTCCGGCCTCCCGTTAGTGCTTATAACTTCAAATTTTACTACCCATACCCACGGGTTTTTATCCCATCCGTAGCCACGGGATTCGTTGATGGAGTTCCATAATTCTTTGAATAAGCTCCTTACATTTCGGGGATGATTATCAAGCTCAATGCCTTCTCTATAACAATCAGCTTCAGTAATATCCTGCACCCGTTCAACGGTTACTTCCTTTACCTTCAGCCAAATGCGAGAGGCTTCTTTAGGCATGTGGATAGAGGGTTTCCATTTAAATCCCTCCCCTTTAAAAATAGGACTGTCATCCGCCTTATAAATAAATTGAGCCTTATTAAACCCTCTTATTTTTTGCCAAGTTTCCCTCACATAGAGTAGATCCCCCTCTTTACCGTAAGGGCATGGATATGGATTAAATTGGCCCCACTTATCTGAACGAGTTAAATACCCATTTGCGTGAACCGTAAATGGAGGCTTAATCACCCTTCGGGTTTCTGTTTTCCGGCCATCCAGGATAGCCCTCACCATTTCCGTACTGAATAAAATTGGTCGTTCTTTTGGTTTGGTTGATGTACTCATCGTGTTAAATTCTCCCGGCATTTTTGGCAAACCTTCACGGTTGTAGGTCGCTCATTAGATTTATATTTTAGACAGATTGAACAGGTAAAAGAAGTGTGTTTTTTACTCATCGTTACCCCCTTTAATATCCTCGATAAACTCATTGGCTAACCGGGCTATGGTTTTCTTGCCATAGAAGGCGCTCCATGTCCTTTGGTAATCTCTACCATCAGATATAAATGAAAGCCGTAGATACTTACGATCTGGCTTATATGAGTGGCTTTGAATAAAGTGAACCAAACCATGCTCATGTTTCACATATCCTTCCCACAATTTATAGCGCTCGTTGCTTTCTTTTTCTAAAATTCGGAGGCCGGGATATACGGTATATTCATAGTCCTCAAACTCATCCATTCGTGCGTTTTTCATGCTGCCTCGACTCGTTTTAAAAATTTAGGTTCAGTGTTTTGTTCAAGGAGATAGCTCCATCCACGCTCCCAGTCGTTGTGGTGGCTTCCTCCGTACTTATAGGGGTTCTTAGTCATACGATCCCGCTTGGCACCCGTAGCACCGCAGGCAATCACGCCTTCCAGGAACGGACGAATGTTGGTAATGTCCTTCGGGATCTCTAACGGCTTGGCGTACTTCTCGGCCAGTACCTTTACTTCGGTTATGGGAGGTTGGGTACTCATGATTTAAAGAGCGTTTGTTGTTTCTGATAAAAACTACATTTAGGATTGAGCCAAACGGTTTCTACTCTTTTAAATCCACCGTCTGCATAAGCTTTCGCTGTATGCTTTTGCCAACCATTATCTTCATACCATTCCTTGTATTCTTTCGATGGATAACCGCAAAGAATTATCATTCCCTTGCACTGGTTAAGCACATCAGCAAGCCTTTTATGATCATCGATCGTAAAGCTATCTGGATAGCCTTTTTTGACATTCAAGTATTCAGGATCCACAAAATGAAGAGCTTCTTCTCTGTCAAATTGATCTATAATTTCAATACCACATTTATGTTCTATAATTACTGTTTTTAGCCTCTCAGCAAACAGATCGATGCTTTCATGAAGCTTGCTTAGATAATTAACCCTACCGGAGTAATTATCAGTATTAACACGGGTATCAAATCCAGACTTGGTAAGCTTACCCCTCTGCCCCATTGATACTCTTAAAATGAATCTTCGAGCCTTTTCTATCTCATCTTCTGCAGGTTCCCAGCAAAGTTCATATTCTTCTCTCGAGTACGGGGTATACTTGATTAGCCTTTTTAATTCCTTAGACTTTGATTTGTCTCTCAGAACCCGAAACAGGTTAACTACATCATAGTTAGTATCATTAATAACCTCTGTTATTGATGGCTTCTTATAAAATAAAAGCGATGCCGTTCCTGCAAATCCTTCGGTATAAACTTTGTGAGGTGGAAAAAACCCGTAATGCCATTTTCTTAACCGGAACTTTGCTCCCGGATATCTCATTAATGGGGTTTCGATCGCGCTCATTCTTCCCCCCAATGCTTAATCAGATCACGGACAAGCAAAATCGCTCCGCCTATAAACAGGCATACTAAGATGAGGGTAATGGCTAACGCTGCTTGTTCTAAATCGCTTAGATGATTCATGACTTCTCCTTTACTTTTTTCAGGTATTCGCCCCAACTTGGTTCGCCACCATCCTGCTCAAATTCTTCATCCCACGGAAAGCTATCCAGTACATGAGGAGCTTCTGATTCAGCCAATAGCATATAATCATCGTCAGCACGTTTAACTCTCAGGTCGATGTACTCATAATCATCATGCACCATATTATTATGAAGCAGCACTTTTGCTTTCTGCCTGTTCTCTGCAAAAATCAACAGGGCATATTCTTCCAGCATATCGGAGCCGAAATAAGGTTTTAATCCACTCATGACTTCCCCCGATAGTATTCTTCCGGGGTTTTAGTGAGGCGAATACGCTCATCGTTGCGATAAACCTCTTTGTTGCTCTCCTTCTGCTCTCGCATATAGTCAAGCCGATCTATTACCACAACCGCTATCGCTATTCCTATTAGTACATAGAGTAGGTTCATGATTGCTCCGTTTCTACTTCACGTTTTAAAATTTCGTCCACAGAGGGCTTAACCCATCCGTGTTTGTTAGCACGTTCATTAAATACTGATGGCTTGGTATGGCTTGCCTCATGACAGCCTATTTCTCCGTCTCTGCGCACAAGCGTTGAACACATAAGGGCAATGTTCGCCTTCACTAATTTCAGGCTTGGTCTAGCGCCCTTGCTGTATATGTGGGCAAATACATTCGCCAACGGTTCCCGAATCGGATACCCACATACGGCACAACAATGCGGACGATCCTGCCAAATGCTCCAAAAAAGTTGTTTAAGTGGACTCATCGTTGAAACACCAATCTTCCTGCATCACGAGAATGTTCATTCGTTCTGCCTTTATATTTTGTCATGTTCTTAAAAGTATCAGCATCCCATTTAGCCGAACCAGGTCTAACCCGCTGAACTTCATATCCTTCTTTTTCCAATCCCTCAATAAGCAGTTCGGTTTCACGCTTCACACCGCCCACATTCTGAGCTACCTTCAACATCTTTTTATGATTGTTCGCCCCTTTCTTAAAGAAAACGGGCTTATTTTTAGATGGATCTTCTACATAGATATCTACCAACGCCGGAGGGTAAAGGCTCGTAATGGTGGAAAACACCTCCCAAAAATCTTCACTTGTTAGCTCTGCAAACTTCTTTTCTTTGCGATCCCAAACGGCAAATCCTGTATTCACCCCGCCGTCTATTCCTATGGCATATCGTTTGTTGAATCGATTCGGCATCACTCATCCCCCTTGTTTTCGTATCGGGCTATGACTTCGCCTGATTCAAAGTGAGACTGATCGAATGGGTACACGCCTATGCTTAGTAGGTGCATAATTGTACTAAAAACTCCCGCCTCACAATCAATTTCTATTGCGTCTTTAGCTGATATGCAATATTCATCATCATGATAGTAAACCATATCATGCCATATATTTTCACATTCTGACAATTCCTCATCCGACAAATCCTCAATAGGTCGGGCTATAAGGGTAAAGTCGTCTGGGTGTTGAAAGTATCTCTTGTCTTTTTCTTCCCACAAGAGGTTGCAAAAAACATTCAAATCGGGGGCAATTTTTAACCCGATTATTAAATACTCTACATCGTTCACTAATCCTTTAAACTTCCCATTAGCAAATAAATGCGGTACTTCTTTCCAACTATCCATATCACCACCCCCGTTTTTGATTGTCTACTTTCTTCTGAAATTCCCCAATGCACCATGCCAGCAATACAAAGAATGCAACTAGTGCTATAACTCCATTCCAGTCAAAAACCGGTTCGCCATTGAATAGCGGACTGACCTCAGGTTGCCGTAGTAAGTAATCTCCAAGTGCGTACATTTCAGATCTATATTTAATTTGTGTTGGTAGTCTGTTCGGTACTTATCCACATCACGGATAAGCGATTCCATATCGTAAGCCCGAAGCCGAAGTACATCACCGTACTCTGCTTGTGATGTCCAAGCCTGGTATTCGAGCTCAAAAAAGCTATCTCCATCATAGATGGTATCATCGCCGGACATTGTTTAGTGGCTCGTTGATCTTCTCGCCTTCATTCAGCAAGGCATTCATCCGGCTTATATGCCTTCGTGAAGCTCGCATCGGCTGATCTCGGTGGATCTCTTGCTCAAACTTGTTCATATCTTCGTTACCATCGGTTAAATCGAAATCATCTTCGATTCCGGTAAGGTTGTTATCCACATCGGCGACAGTACAACCCTTGTATTCTGCTCGATCTTCCATAAGTCATGTGTGTTTGATTCTTTTAAAATCCGGGAGGGGTTGAAGCCTCCCGGAGTGATGCAAACTTTAATAGTTTGTCGCGCCGGACTATCCAGCACTTCCTTCTTTCAGGCTGTCAAAAAACAGATCAAAAAGAACAGCTCCTTTAAATTTTAGAAGTTGTAATTTTGATTGTAAAACAATGAAGGCTTTCGCCCGCATCTTGCGTTTACCCTCGCCAGGCACTAAATAGCTGTTGGTCTATTCAGTGGTTCTTGGGATTTTCCCAATTTCTAAGAGTGAGGCCATCATACATGCCCGGTTAGCCTCACTCAGTCTTTATGCGCGGTTCCCTATATAGCACCGGTAGCAACCGCATCTTTGTATAATTTCAGCATGTCTAAGAACTTTTAACCCACCAGCGAGCTTTCAACTCCTCTGGCAGTCCCGTTATCATCATGAATCCCCTGTAAGCCCTTCACAACTC is a genomic window containing:
- the dcm gene encoding DNA (cytosine-5-)-methyltransferase, whose amino-acid sequence is MKYLSTFSGIGGFELGIQQSNLKAECIGFSEVDKYAKAIYQYHYPNHKDYGDITNINESELPDFNLFVGGFPCQAFSIAGKRQGFEDTRGTLFFDVARILSAKRPAWFVLENVKGLLNHDAGKTFATIYGVLTELGYSVGWEVVNSCHFGVPQNRERIFIVGHLRTEGGRAGEILPFGKENKGVAERTIKAPIARTFTAGGNSGGMHSSMTLIKAIDTKQNGPPRFSNYCHSLGANDYKEPKKVMITEPVKAVLTPNRLEKRQDGRRFKDNDEPSFTLTSQDKHGVQVGTEIRRLTPKECERLQGFPDDWTKFGIIDGEIIEISDTQKYKTLGNAVTVNPIISIMNRISEQNIKPKG
- a CDS encoding DNA adenine methylase produces the protein MSAIETPLMRYPGAKFRLRKWHYGFFPPHKVYTEGFAGTASLLFYKKPSITEVINDTNYDVVNLFRVLRDKSKSKELKRLIKYTPYSREEYELCWEPAEDEIEKARRFILRVSMGQRGKLTKSGFDTRVNTDNYSGRVNYLSKLHESIDLFAERLKTVIIEHKCGIEIIDQFDREEALHFVDPEYLNVKKGYPDSFTIDDHKRLADVLNQCKGMIILCGYPSKEYKEWYEDNGWQKHTAKAYADGGFKRVETVWLNPKCSFYQKQQTLFKS